The Vitis riparia cultivar Riparia Gloire de Montpellier isolate 1030 chromosome 10, EGFV_Vit.rip_1.0, whole genome shotgun sequence genome includes a region encoding these proteins:
- the LOC117923624 gene encoding U-box domain-containing protein 4, whose amino-acid sequence MVSLEESHSNSRTLYNTSSTSSTKIQRSLGRSMRTIRSNLYQTDRSCSFADKSSCVSENLTDSVIDMRLGELASRSNKSAQSPSQDEEYLDLSHAFSDFSACSSDISGELQRLASLPPSEDVAKNESSDPEPEPCLGFLQRENFSTEIIESISPEDLQPTVKMCVDGLQSPSVAVKRSAAAKLRLLAKNRADNRALIGESGAVPALIPLLRCTDPWTQEHAVTALLNLSLHEENKTLITNAGAIKSLVYVLKTGTETSKQNAACALLNLSLIDDNKISIGACGAIPPLVSLLLNGSNRGKKDALTTLYKLCSMKQNKERAVSAGAVKLLVELVAEQGTGLAEKAMVILSSLAAIPEGRTAIVEEGGIPALVEAIEDGSVKGKEFAVLTLLLLCADSVRNRGLLVREGGIPPLAALSQTGTARAKHKAETLLGYLREPRQEASTSSP is encoded by the exons ATGGTTTCTCTGGAAGAATCGCACTCTAATTCCCGGACGCTATACAATACGTCTTCAACCTCTTCTACCAAGATTCAGAGATCTCTCGGCCGTTCCATGCGGACCATCCGCTCCAATCTCTATCAGACAGACCGTAGCTGTTCTTTCGCGGATAAGTCTTCATGTGTGTCTGAGAACTTGACCGATTCCGTCATCGATATGCGGCTCGGAGAGCTCGCCTCTCGCAGCAATAAGTCTGCTCAGTCTCCCTCCCAAGATGAGGAATATCTGGATCTTTCACATGCTTTCAGCGATTTTTCGGCTTGTAGCAGCGATATTTCGGGGGAGTTGCAGAGGCTAGCGAGTCTTCCGCCCTCCGAGGATGTCGCCAAGAATGAGAGCTCCGATCCGGAGCCAGAGCCTTGCTTGGGGTTTCTGCAGAGGGAGAACTTTTCCACTGAGATTATTGAGAGTATTTCGCCGGAGGATCTGCAGCCCACGGTGAAGATGTGTGTCGACGGGCTTCAATCGCCGTCTGTTGCGGTGAAAAGGTCCGCGGCCGCTAAACTACGCCTACTCGCTAAGAATCGCGCGGATAATCGGGCTTTGATTGGTGAATCGGGTGCTGTTCCTGCTTTGATTCCGCTTCTCCGTTGTACCGATCCGTGGACGCAGGAACACGCCGTCACGGCTCTGCTGAATCTCTCCCTCCATGAGGAGAACAAAACGTTGATTACGAACGCCGGTGCTATCAAATCTCTGGTTTATGTCCTCAAAACGGGGACGGAGACTTCGAAGCAAAACGCAGCTTGTGCTCTACTGAACCTCTCGCTGATCGACGACAACAAGATCTCGATCGGTGCCTGCGGTGCGATCCCGCCGTTGGTTTCGCTTCTCCTGAACGGATCAAATAGAGGCAAAAAAGACGCACTCACCACTCTCTACAAGCTCTGCTCGATGAAGCAGAACAAAGAAAGGGCTGTGAGCGCTGGAGCGGTGAAACTGCTGGTGGAATTGGTCGCGGAGCAGGGAACCGGTTTGGCAGAGAAGGCGATGGTGATACTGAGCAGTTTGGCTGCTATACCCGAGGGAAGAACAGCAATTGTGGAGGAAGGGGGTATTCCGGCACTCGTTGAAGCCATCGAGGACGGGTCGGTGAAAGGGAAGGAGTTTGCAGTGTTGACCCTTCTGCTATTGTGTGCCGATAGTGTGCGGAACAGGGGTTTGCTGGTGAGGGAGGGTGGCATACCTCCTCTTGCTGCGCTTTCCCAGACTGGAACTGCTCGAGCCAAGCACAAG GCTGAAACGCTTCTGGGGTATTTGAGAGAGCCAAGACAGGAAGCTTCCACTTCAAGTCCTTAA
- the LOC117923623 gene encoding inositol transporter 4 has translation MVEGGIIKADKVEFTECWQTIWKTPYIMRLALSAGIGGLLFGYDTGVISGALLYIREDFDVVDRKTWLQETIVSMAVAGAIVGAAVGGWANDRFGRKMSILAADVLFFVGAIVMAVAPAPWVIILGRILVGFGVGMASMTSPLYISEASPARIRGALVSSNGLLITGGQFLSYLINLAFTHAPGTWRWMLGVAGLPAVVQFVLMLSLPESPRWLYRQNREDEARAVLEKIYPSDKVEEEMNALQSSVEAEKADLEALGSNIFQRVKQAVKNDVVRRGLYAGVTVQVVQQFVGINTVMYYSPTIVQLAGFASNKTALALSLITSGLNAVGSIISMMFVDRKGRRTLMIISLFGIITCLVALSIIFFQAAAHSPLVGRVESNSYGGNSTCSAYLREQHSSSWNCMDCLKATDCAFCTNSAGKYLPGACLASTEAVKDTLRAECRAHHGTWYTNGCPTKFGVVAILLLGAYIIAYSPGMGTVPWIVNSEIYPLRYRGIGGGIAAVANWVSNLLVSETFLTLTEHLGSAGTFLLFAGFSLIGLVAIYFVVPETKGLAFEEVEKMLQKGIRSKKRKGSADASSTKDQDTQ, from the exons ATGGTGGAGGGGGGCATCATAAAAGCCGATAAAGTTGAGTTTACAGAATGCTGGCAAACAATTTGGAAAACGCCATACATTATGCGCCTAGCTCTATCGGCTGGCATTGGAGGTCTCCTATTTGGCTACGATACAG GAGTTATTTCTGGGGCCTTGCTTTACATTAGAGAGGACTTTGATGTTGTTGATAGGAAAACATGGTTACAG GAAACCATAGTGAGTATGGCTGTAGCAGGAGCAATTGTGGGTGCTGCAGTGGGAGGATGGGCAAACGACAGGTTTGGGCGGAAAATGTCAATTTTAGCAGCTGATGTATTATTCTTTGTTGGGGCAATTGTCATGGCTGTTGCTCCAGCTCCCTGGGTGATAATCCTGGGAAGAATATTGGTAGGATTCGGAGTGGGAATGGCTTCTATGACTTCACCTCTTTACATTTCAGAAGCTTCTCCTGCTAGAATCAGAGGCGCTCTTGTTAGTTCAAATGGTCTGCTGATTACAGGAGGGCAATTCTTGTCTTACCTTATCAATCTAGCCTTTACCCAT GCACCTGGAACATGGCGATGGATGCTCGGGGTAGCTGGACTTCCTGCTGTTGTTCAGTTTGTATTAATGTTGTCGCTTCCTGAGTCTCCTAGATGGCTCTACAGACAG AATAGGGAAGACGAAGCCAGGGCCGTACTGGAAAAAATCTATCCAAGTGACAAAGTTGAAGAAGAGATGAATGCCTTGCAGTCATCAGTTGAAGCTGAAAAGGCTGACCTAGAAGCCCTGGGAAGCAATATTTTCCAACGAGTAAAGCAAGCTGTAAAAAATGATGTCGTCCGGAGAGGGCTGTATGCAGGGGTCACAGTTCAAGTGGTTCAGCAGTTTGTGGGCATAAACACTGTCATGTATTATAGTCCCACCATAGTTCAGTTGGCTGGATTTGCTTCTAATAAGACCGCTTTAGCACTTTCTCTCATCACTTCCGGTCTAAATGCTGTTGGCTCCATAATCAGTATGATGTTTGTTGATAGAAAGGGAAGGAGGACATTGATGATTATTTCCCTGTTTGGGATCATCACTTGCCTTGTGGCATTATCTATCATTTTCTTCCAAGCTGCCGCGCACTCTCCATTAGTTGGTAGAGTCGAATCCAATAGCTATGGAGGAAATTCTACATGCTCAGCTTATCTGAGAGAGCAACATTCATCGTCATGGAACTGCATGGATTGCTTGAAAGCAACTGACTGTGCATTTTGTACTAATTCAGCAGGcaaa TATCTACCGGGAGCCTGCCTAGCTTCAACAGAAGCTGTGAAAGATACTCTGAGAGCCGAATGCCGTGCACATCATGGGACATGGTACACCAATGGATGCCCGACCAAATTCGGAGTTGTGGCAATTTTGCTGCTGGGAGCATACATCATAGCATACTCACCTGGGATGGGGACAGTGCCATGGATTGTGAACTCCGAGATATATCCATTGAGGTACAGAGGCATTGGTGGAGGAATTGCTGCAGTTGCTAACTGGGTATCAAATCTTCTAGTGAGTGAAACATTCTTAACATTGACTGAGCATCTGGGGTCTGCTGGGACATTTCTCCTGTTTGCTGGATTTTCCCTCATTGGACTTGTGGCCATTTACTTTGTTGTGCCTGAAACCAAAGGGTTGGCCTTTGAGGAGGTGGAGAAGATGCTTCAGAAAGGAATCCGTTCCAAAAAGAGGAAGGGCTCTGCTGATGCTTCTTCTACAAAAGATCAAGACACACAATGA